A genomic segment from Sorangium aterium encodes:
- a CDS encoding protein-glutamine glutaminase family protein yields the protein MRQSYFTLASVLCVAGAALAASACGGDEGAYSDPAPDIERSDTGALQEDAADSSPSGAGSPGDEGSPGGSASGTCQLPDGPRSFDELKGPPGSLAADCVPTWTEEQLSSGFAAIRDSRLLTMPEQPEFLRRIPWLAADNGCEERAEAAVYFFHQWDYPTPYFARVKAKPRKRLVFQTANEPSGSVTWSGHVAPVVRVGGQLMILDVAIDPSRPLPIAEWLSQFSVADDIDVALCRDHALGEGCFDAVPVEPPPPNLNPYGSMYTRLLTEWRVQEILGRDPYRVLGDCPPWGPCAEPEPTPDPGLPPTVRRFASDQFDSAVWYPIYVIGDNFVEGWTTVRISGNGIDELAPIDACNIRRILITQEYPPGDYQVTVSNGELASQPMALHIQ from the coding sequence ATGCGACAGTCCTATTTTACTCTTGCAAGTGTGTTGTGCGTCGCGGGGGCGGCCCTGGCCGCCTCGGCCTGTGGAGGCGACGAGGGCGCTTATTCCGATCCGGCTCCTGACATCGAGCGCTCCGACACGGGAGCGCTGCAGGAGGACGCCGCCGACTCCTCTCCGTCCGGCGCGGGCTCGCCGGGTGACGAAGGATCCCCCGGGGGCAGCGCGAGCGGGACCTGCCAGCTGCCCGACGGTCCGCGCTCGTTCGATGAGCTCAAGGGCCCGCCCGGGAGCCTGGCAGCCGATTGCGTTCCCACGTGGACCGAGGAGCAGCTGAGCTCCGGGTTCGCCGCGATCCGCGACAGCCGGCTGCTCACCATGCCGGAGCAACCCGAGTTTCTGCGGCGGATTCCCTGGCTCGCGGCCGACAACGGCTGCGAGGAGCGGGCCGAGGCAGCGGTCTACTTCTTCCACCAATGGGACTATCCGACGCCCTACTTTGCCAGGGTCAAGGCAAAGCCGCGCAAGCGGCTGGTCTTCCAGACAGCCAACGAGCCGTCCGGAAGCGTGACGTGGTCCGGCCACGTCGCGCCCGTGGTCCGGGTCGGTGGGCAGCTCATGATCCTGGACGTCGCCATCGATCCGTCGCGGCCCCTCCCGATCGCGGAGTGGCTCTCTCAATTCAGCGTCGCCGATGACATCGACGTCGCGTTGTGCCGCGACCACGCTTTGGGGGAGGGGTGCTTCGACGCTGTGCCCGTGGAGCCGCCGCCGCCCAACCTGAACCCGTATGGCAGCATGTACACGCGGCTCCTGACCGAATGGCGAGTCCAGGAGATCCTCGGGCGCGACCCGTACCGGGTCCTCGGCGACTGTCCGCCGTGGGGCCCCTGCGCCGAGCCGGAGCCCACGCCCGATCCGGGCCTCCCACCGACCGTCCGGCGCTTTGCGTCGGACCAGTTCGACAGCGCCGTCTGGTATCCGATCTACGTCATCGGGGACAACTTCGTCGAAGGCTGGACGACCGTGCGCATCAGCGGAAACGGCATCGACGAGCTCGCGCCCATCGACGCCTGCAACATCCGCAGGATCCTGATCACCCAGGAGTATCCGCCCGGCGACTATCAGGTGACGGTGTCGAACGGAGAGCTCGCGAGTCAGCCGATGGCCCTTCATATTCAGTGA
- a CDS encoding sensor domain-containing diguanylate cyclase, translating to MANLVLAVLTARRIARNAAPLACALALAGLVVLDAAAPLPPLAAATALLVLLVALVQRARRRAAAIEASALLDLEVGALLLVATFAAVLRLDGSLDGDAHAALYVVIALVSAFARPGASLLVAIAAAALEIAVRSAAASRGAPSVLDVTRAAAPHIGFMAVFSLLNATILRAELGRVRKASHTRLQAEIERLRDDARSYRLLSAPAQARGVAQKGDDERLARSGVEEIHQSVLFALRLLRESLELYTAVLLWQNDAGTHLRISELASDAPNLSEGPFLSGDGVFGAAITQRAPVVLGGLKPGYKLPYYVGPSPVRAVCALPVFEHGQLRGVLVVDRVEDRPFSPRELELIDEACRYAVRAIQNERVFVQLERAKVEQGKLYRAAEGLGAATTEAGVIEAGVTSAREITSVDFAAVTLYDEAQKVHEIRAVSGDGVAELTGQRFRHNAGLVSMVLQNRHPLPYRGEYDEKRQVVFTRRVTPPSMPSIIVLPLVVHDRPLGTLVLGSRRRAAFTDSVRSTLEVLASHMAVSLSNARMVRRLEELATMDGLTGLLNKRAMLEVADQKITAARRFSRRLSVLVTDIDHFKKVNDTYGHDVGDVIIKGLGDVLRRAKRTTDAVARFGGEEFVVICEETDARGAMLLAERVREELGRTTFHAAGSNGPVQCQVTCSIGIATYPEAGSTWEELFKAADESLYVSKRSGRNRSTAWSPAVRSNSAHPPAAEAGAPAKHAAEAAGAAKQAADAGATATARHAAEAAATARHAAAPATRPAATAAAARAVAAKPAAGAPAPQRRPAATGGAGGAPATPGQDGAPSAGRRAAAAAQAPGKAPGEAEPRSKPRRPPDVDPTSKPKTAA from the coding sequence ATGGCCAACCTGGTGCTCGCCGTGCTCACCGCCCGCCGTATCGCGCGCAACGCGGCGCCGCTCGCCTGCGCGCTGGCCCTCGCGGGGCTCGTGGTCCTCGACGCGGCCGCGCCGCTCCCGCCGCTCGCGGCCGCGACCGCGCTGCTCGTGCTGCTCGTGGCGCTCGTCCAGCGGGCGCGGCGGCGCGCCGCCGCCATCGAGGCGAGCGCCCTGCTCGACCTCGAGGTCGGCGCCCTGCTCCTCGTCGCCACGTTCGCCGCGGTCCTCCGCCTCGACGGCTCGCTCGACGGCGACGCCCACGCCGCCCTCTACGTCGTCATCGCCCTCGTGAGCGCGTTCGCCCGCCCGGGGGCGTCGCTGCTCGTCGCGATCGCCGCCGCCGCCCTCGAGATCGCCGTGCGCTCGGCCGCGGCCTCGCGCGGCGCGCCGAGCGTCCTCGACGTCACGCGCGCGGCCGCGCCGCACATCGGCTTCATGGCCGTCTTCTCGCTGCTGAACGCCACCATCCTCCGCGCAGAGCTCGGCCGCGTCAGGAAGGCCTCGCACACCCGCCTCCAGGCCGAGATCGAGCGGCTCCGCGACGACGCGCGCAGCTACCGCCTGCTCTCGGCCCCGGCCCAGGCGCGCGGCGTGGCCCAGAAAGGCGATGACGAGCGGCTCGCCCGCTCCGGCGTCGAGGAGATCCACCAGTCGGTGCTCTTCGCCCTTCGCCTCCTGCGCGAGTCGCTGGAGCTCTACACCGCCGTGCTCCTCTGGCAGAACGACGCCGGCACCCACCTGCGCATCAGCGAGCTCGCGAGCGACGCCCCGAACCTCTCCGAGGGCCCGTTCCTCTCCGGCGACGGCGTCTTCGGCGCGGCGATCACCCAGCGCGCGCCGGTCGTCCTCGGGGGCCTCAAGCCCGGCTACAAGCTCCCCTACTACGTCGGCCCCTCCCCTGTGCGCGCCGTGTGCGCGCTGCCGGTGTTCGAGCACGGCCAGCTCCGCGGCGTGCTCGTCGTCGATCGCGTCGAGGACCGGCCGTTCTCGCCGCGCGAGCTCGAGCTCATCGACGAGGCCTGCCGCTACGCCGTGCGGGCCATCCAGAACGAGCGCGTCTTCGTCCAGCTCGAGCGCGCCAAGGTGGAGCAGGGCAAGCTCTACCGCGCCGCCGAGGGGCTCGGCGCCGCCACGACCGAGGCCGGCGTCATCGAGGCCGGCGTCACGAGCGCCCGCGAGATCACGTCCGTCGATTTCGCGGCCGTCACGCTCTACGACGAGGCGCAGAAGGTCCACGAGATCCGCGCCGTCAGCGGCGACGGCGTCGCCGAGCTCACCGGGCAGCGCTTCCGCCACAACGCGGGGCTCGTCTCGATGGTGCTGCAGAACCGGCACCCGCTGCCGTACCGCGGCGAGTACGACGAGAAGCGGCAGGTCGTCTTCACCCGCCGCGTCACGCCGCCGTCGATGCCGTCGATCATCGTGCTCCCGCTCGTCGTGCACGACCGGCCGCTCGGCACGCTGGTCCTCGGCTCGCGGCGGCGCGCGGCCTTCACCGACTCGGTGCGCAGCACGCTGGAGGTCCTCGCCAGCCACATGGCCGTGTCGCTCTCGAACGCGCGCATGGTGCGACGCCTCGAGGAGCTCGCGACGATGGACGGGCTCACCGGGCTGCTCAACAAGCGCGCGATGCTCGAGGTGGCGGACCAGAAGATCACCGCGGCGCGGCGGTTCTCGCGGCGGCTCTCGGTGCTCGTCACGGACATCGACCACTTCAAGAAGGTGAACGACACGTACGGCCACGACGTGGGCGACGTGATCATCAAGGGGCTCGGCGACGTCCTCCGGCGCGCGAAGCGGACGACCGACGCGGTCGCGCGCTTCGGCGGGGAGGAGTTCGTCGTGATCTGCGAGGAGACGGACGCGCGCGGCGCGATGCTGCTCGCGGAGCGCGTGCGCGAGGAGCTCGGCCGGACGACGTTCCACGCGGCCGGGAGCAACGGGCCGGTGCAGTGCCAGGTGACCTGCTCGATCGGGATCGCCACCTACCCCGAGGCGGGCAGCACGTGGGAGGAGCTCTTCAAGGCCGCGGACGAGTCGCTCTATGTATCGAAGCGGTCGGGCCGGAACCGCTCCACGGCGTGGTCGCCGGCGGTGCGGTCGAACAGCGCGCATCCGCCCGCCGCCGAGGCGGGCGCTCCGGCGAAGCACGCGGCGGAGGCGGCCGGCGCGGCGAAGCAGGCGGCGGACGCGGGCGCCACGGCCACGGCGAGGCACGCGGCAGAGGCGGCCGCCACGGCGAGGCACGCGGCGGCGCCCGCGACGCGGCCCGCGGCGACGGCCGCGGCGGCCAGGGCTGTGGCGGCGAAGCCCGCGGCAGGGGCGCCCGCGCCGCAGCGCAGGCCGGCTGCAACGGGCGGCGCGGGCGGCGCCCCGGCGACCCCGGGACAGGACGGCGCGCCGTCCGCCGGAAGGCGCGCCGCGGCGGCCGCGCAGGCGCCGGGGAAGGCGCCCGGCGAGGCCGAGCCTCGGAGCAAGCCGAGGCGCCCGCCGGACGTCGATCCCACGAGCAAGCCGAAGACGGCCGCCTGA
- a CDS encoding sigma 54-interacting transcriptional regulator: protein METLNGVDTGPERRASGVAHGLRFTLLYHPDLRRIGARATTVAVPGYAVPLSRLEPEFAQPRSHECAPLCDPHVSRKPHHVTWGADESVTITPAGRGQLSVDGQPIDETHRFPPDVLRAGLLLQLSRKIVILVHAVTTAPPAPRYGLVGDSDALEVVLRSIARVADLQVPVLLRGETGAGKERVAQAIHQASPRAGRPWLAVNMAALAPTTAAAELFGYAKGAFTGAHQRHAGLFERAHGGTLFLDEIGDMSMDVQAMLLRALETGTILPLGDTEQRAVDVRVIAATDVDLEQAIAQGRFRAPLLHRLQGYTITIPPLRQSREDIPRLLLHFLREELARVGDLRRLEPPADGALPWFPRSFMVRLLQHSWPGNVRELRNVARQLVISSRGADAIVIDESLERTLEQARQTPRPPSDAPRLAERRDADASTANPADHPMDREVDEDALLRALRQSRWSIGPAAATLGVSRTALYRLIERSPRVRKAADIPEDELMRCHHACGGDLDAMSARLEVSKRGLTLRLRELGRSGRLREAPPD, encoded by the coding sequence GTGGAGACGCTGAATGGCGTCGACACGGGGCCGGAGCGTCGCGCATCCGGGGTGGCCCATGGCCTGCGCTTCACGTTGCTCTACCATCCGGACCTGCGCCGGATCGGCGCGCGGGCAACCACGGTGGCCGTCCCTGGGTACGCGGTACCCCTCTCCCGCCTCGAGCCCGAGTTCGCGCAGCCGCGCAGCCACGAGTGCGCGCCGCTCTGCGACCCTCATGTGAGCCGGAAACCTCACCATGTGACGTGGGGCGCAGACGAGTCGGTGACCATCACGCCCGCGGGGCGGGGACAGCTGTCTGTCGATGGACAGCCCATCGACGAGACCCACCGGTTTCCTCCGGACGTCCTGCGCGCAGGGCTGCTGTTGCAGCTCTCCAGGAAAATCGTGATCCTCGTCCATGCGGTGACCACCGCGCCCCCAGCGCCGAGATACGGGCTCGTCGGCGACAGCGACGCCCTCGAGGTGGTCCTCCGATCGATCGCGCGTGTCGCCGATCTGCAAGTCCCCGTCCTTCTTCGGGGGGAGACCGGCGCTGGCAAGGAGCGCGTCGCGCAGGCCATCCATCAGGCGAGCCCGCGGGCAGGTCGCCCATGGCTCGCGGTGAACATGGCCGCGCTGGCCCCGACCACCGCGGCCGCGGAGCTGTTCGGGTACGCGAAAGGGGCCTTCACGGGCGCTCACCAGCGCCACGCCGGCCTGTTCGAGCGCGCGCACGGTGGGACGCTCTTCCTCGATGAGATCGGCGACATGTCGATGGATGTCCAGGCGATGCTGCTCCGGGCGCTCGAGACCGGCACGATCCTGCCGCTCGGCGACACCGAGCAGCGCGCGGTGGATGTCAGGGTCATCGCGGCGACCGACGTCGACCTGGAGCAAGCCATCGCGCAAGGCAGGTTTCGCGCGCCGCTGCTCCATCGGCTACAGGGCTATACCATCACCATTCCTCCGCTCCGCCAGAGCCGCGAGGACATTCCCCGTCTCCTGCTCCATTTTCTGCGCGAGGAGCTCGCGCGCGTCGGAGACCTGCGCCGGCTGGAGCCGCCCGCGGACGGCGCGCTGCCGTGGTTTCCTCGATCCTTCATGGTGCGGCTGCTCCAGCACAGCTGGCCCGGCAATGTGCGCGAGCTCCGGAACGTGGCGCGGCAGCTGGTGATCTCCAGCCGCGGCGCCGACGCCATCGTCATCGATGAGAGCCTGGAACGGACGCTGGAGCAGGCGCGTCAGACACCGCGGCCCCCGTCGGATGCACCGCGCCTCGCCGAGAGGCGAGATGCGGACGCCTCCACGGCCAATCCAGCGGACCACCCCATGGACCGGGAGGTCGACGAGGACGCCTTGCTCAGGGCGCTTCGGCAGAGCCGCTGGTCGATCGGACCCGCAGCGGCCACGCTCGGCGTCTCGCGCACCGCCCTCTACCGTCTCATCGAGCGAAGCCCTCGCGTTCGAAAGGCGGCGGACATCCCGGAGGACGAGCTGATGCGCTGCCACCACGCGTGCGGCGGAGATCTCGACGCCATGTCTGCGCGTCTCGAGGTGTCGAAGCGGGGGCTGACGCTGCGCCTGCGGGAGCTCGGTCGCTCCGGACGGCTGCGCGAAGCGCCGCCGGACTGA
- a CDS encoding type 1 glutamine amidotransferase domain-containing protein, whose translation MSVQYVLFIMTNAAKIGPHDRATGFFFPEVAHPYEVFDGAGIAVEYASPLGGTTPDDGYDAKDPAQRAFRESQAIRRMNRSRKLSEVDVLDYDAIFFPGGLGPMVDIAKDPDVKRAVLRAWNGGKIVAAVCHGPAAFLGVSLDDGTPLVRGRRLTSFSNAEEEGYAKADVPFMLETALRAEGAEYDSTAPWQPKVIVDGRLITGQNPASGGPLAKEIVAALRKVA comes from the coding sequence ATGAGTGTTCAGTATGTCCTCTTCATCATGACGAACGCAGCCAAGATCGGCCCGCACGACCGCGCCACGGGGTTCTTCTTTCCGGAGGTCGCTCACCCCTACGAGGTGTTCGACGGCGCCGGGATCGCGGTGGAGTACGCGTCGCCCCTGGGCGGCACGACGCCGGACGACGGATACGACGCAAAGGATCCCGCGCAGCGCGCCTTCCGGGAGAGCCAAGCGATCCGCCGCATGAACCGGAGCCGCAAGCTCTCCGAGGTCGACGTCCTCGACTACGACGCGATCTTCTTCCCCGGCGGCCTCGGGCCGATGGTGGACATCGCGAAGGACCCGGACGTGAAGCGCGCCGTCCTCCGCGCCTGGAACGGCGGCAAGATCGTGGCCGCCGTTTGCCACGGCCCCGCCGCGTTCCTCGGCGTCTCCCTCGACGACGGCACTCCGCTCGTTCGAGGTCGCCGGCTCACCTCCTTCTCGAATGCGGAGGAGGAGGGATACGCCAAGGCCGACGTTCCGTTCATGCTCGAGACCGCGCTCCGTGCGGAGGGAGCCGAGTACGACTCGACGGCTCCCTGGCAGCCGAAGGTCATCGTCGACGGACGGCTCATAACCGGCCAAAACCCGGCGTCGGGCGGCCCTCTCGCCAAGGAGATCGTCGCCGCTCTGCGGAAGGTCGCGTGA